From one Fibrobacter sp. genomic stretch:
- a CDS encoding endonuclease/exonuclease/phosphatase family protein: protein MKLLTLNTHSLVEEHYSEKLEAFVQAAAEELPDVIALQEVNQTIAEMPVKSAQGYIPCTQGITIRQDNHVRSVAELLEKCGIRYFWTWLPLKKGYDKYDEGIALMSRSPILETKIVQTSEIDDYNNWKTRKILGIRTEATPEKWFFSVHYGWWDDPEEPFKGQWQRTQAALEQYRHIWLMGDFNSPAEVRGEGYDMIRQAGWHDSYLLAKEKDCGITVGHIIDGWKNKITDTDGMRIDQIWCRHMPEILSSKVIFNETNRSIVSDHYGVIINYERSEG from the coding sequence ATGAAACTTCTGACACTCAATACCCACAGTCTTGTGGAGGAACATTATTCTGAAAAGCTGGAAGCATTCGTGCAGGCAGCAGCGGAGGAACTGCCCGATGTGATTGCATTGCAGGAAGTGAACCAGACCATCGCAGAAATGCCCGTCAAATCTGCGCAGGGGTACATCCCCTGTACGCAGGGCATTACCATCCGACAGGACAATCATGTCCGCAGCGTTGCAGAGCTTCTGGAAAAGTGCGGCATTCGCTATTTCTGGACATGGCTGCCGCTGAAAAAGGGCTATGACAAATACGATGAGGGCATTGCCCTCATGAGCCGCAGTCCCATCCTCGAAACAAAAATCGTGCAGACAAGTGAGATCGACGATTACAACAACTGGAAAACCCGCAAAATTCTCGGCATCCGTACAGAAGCCACACCGGAGAAATGGTTCTTCAGCGTGCATTACGGCTGGTGGGATGATCCGGAGGAACCCTTTAAGGGGCAGTGGCAGAGGACGCAGGCGGCATTGGAACAGTACCGGCATATCTGGCTGATGGGCGATTTCAACAGTCCTGCTGAGGTGCGTGGCGAGGGATACGACATGATTCGCCAAGCTGGATGGCATGACAGCTATCTGCTTGCAAAGGAAAAGGACTGCGGCATCACCGTCGGGCATATCATTGATGGCTGGAAGAACAAAATCACCGATACGGACGGTATGCGCATTGATCAGATCTGGTGCCGCCATATGCCGGAGATCCTCTCCTCTAAAGTCATCTTCAACGAAACGAACCGAAGCATTGTATCCGATCATTATGGCGTGATTATAAACTATGAAAGGAGTGAGGGATGA